One region of Oryza glaberrima chromosome 7, OglaRS2, whole genome shotgun sequence genomic DNA includes:
- the LOC127779515 gene encoding FCS-Like Zinc finger 8-like, with product MLKKRCDLQAPSPVSSELANGGGGLLSPRSSSSSSSSLQGFSPRSIFSVDDQAKNHPCASPRNPLSGGGQVTGLAGVLVDGEGERRCYGRTGRVLLGMMRLRVQLPQERVLAGGGGGGEMPPPPSSPIEFGVKNRDAQLALLSPVQRSPLSSAAARAAQGEAELAEDYTCVIARGPNPKMTHIFDDLVVESSAAGGDGGDACRLFMQHRDEKAFCSSQCRYHEVLFDKRIDEASDVSFKLKN from the exons ATGCTGAAGAAGAGGTGTGATCTGCAAGCTCCCTCACCTGTGAGCAGCGAGCTCGCCAATGGCGGCGGGGGGCTCCTCtcgccgaggtcgtcgtcgtcgtcgtcgtcgtcgctgcaggGCTTCTCTCCGAGGAGCATCTTCTCCGTCGACGACCAGGCCAAGAACCATCCCTGCGCGAGCCCAAGGAACCCGCTGAGCGGCGGCGGTCAGGTGACCGGGCTTGCCGGAGttctcgtcgacggcgagggcgagcggcggtgcTACGGGAGGACCGGCAGGGTGCTGCTCGGGATGATGCGGCTCCGGGTGCAGCTGCCTCAGGAGAgggtgctcgccggcggcggcggcggcggcgagatgccgccgccgccgagctcgccgatcGAGTTCGGCGTGAAGAACCGGGACGCGCAGCTGGCGCTGCTCTCGCCGGTGCAGCGGTCGCCgctgtcgtcggcggcggcgagggcggcgcagGGCGAGGCGGAGCTCGCCGAGGACTACACCTGCGTCATCGCCCGGGGACCCAACCCCAAGATGACCCACATATTCGATGACCTCGTCGTCGagagctccgccgccggcggcgacggcggcgacgcttGCCGCCTCTTCATGCAGCACAG AGATGAGAAAGCCTTCTGCAGCAGCCAATGCCGCTACCACGAAGTGCTTTTCGATAAAAGGATCGATGAAGCATCGGATGTGTCATTTAAACTGAAGAATTGA
- the LOC127779511 gene encoding protein ANTAGONIST OF LIKE HETEROCHROMATIN PROTEIN 1 → MEKKTKKKNPSKRGRKRGGRGEGREKKVEEISSSSSSRGRGRRRMAPVKKSKKGKRKSKDSGKLKIVKYGGGAPPLPPELRGLDTEWWYTFLHKHSELGLSAPSDEGEAFRYFFRTSRRTFDYICSIVREDLISRPPSGLINIEGRLLSVEKQVAIAMRRLASGDSQVSVGAAFGVGQSTVSQVTWRFIESMEERARHHLVWPGQERMEQIKARFEAESGLPNCCGAIDATHIIMTLPAVESSEDWCDPAKNYSMFLQGIVDDEMRFIDIVTGWPGSMTFSRLLKCSGFFKHCDAGTRLDGPVMVSAENGEIREYIVGNNCYPLLPWLMTPYEGESLSAPMASFNARQKAARTLGPRALSRLKGSWRILNKVMWRPDKNKLPSIILVCCLLHNIIIDCEDELLPDVQLPDHHDTGYSEEKCEQVDPNGKIMRDVITGYLQI, encoded by the exons ATGGAGAAGAAAACCAAAAAGAAGAACCCTAGcaagagggggagaaaaagaggaggaagaggggagggaagggagaaGAAAGTGGAGgagatcagcagcagcagcagcagccgcggccgcggccgccggaggaTGGCGCCGGTGAAGAAGTCCAAGAAAGGGAAGCGCAAGTCCAAGGACTCCGGCAAGCTCAAGATCGTCAAgtatggcggcggcgcccctcccctcccccccgagCTCCGCGGCCTCGACACCGAGTGGTGGTACACCTTCCTCCACAAGCACTCCGAGCTAG GTCTGAGCGCGCCGTCAGATGAGGGGGAGGCGTTCAGGTATTTCTTCAGGACGTCGAGGAGGACGTTCGACTACATCTGCTCGATTGTGAGGGAGGATTTGATCTCTAGGCCGCCGTCAGGGCTGATCAACATCGAGGGGAGGCTGCTCAGTGTGGAGAAGCAGGTGGCGATCGCCATGAGGAGGCTGGCGTCTGGCGATTCGCAGGTGTCAGTGGGGGCGGCTTTTGGTGTCGGGCAGTCCACCGTCTCGCAGGTGACTTGGAGGTTCATCGAGTCGATGGAAGAGCGGGCTCGGCATCATCTGGTGTGGCCGGGGCAGGAGAGGATGGAGCAGATCAAGGCGAGGTTCGAGGCCGAGTCCGGCCTGCCGAATTGTTGCGGCGCCATCGATGCGACCCACATTATCATGACGCTTCCTGCTGTCGAGTCGTCCGAGGATTGGTGCGACCCGGCGAAGAATTACAGCATGTTCCTGCAGGGGATTGTTGATGATGAGATGAGGTTTATTGATATTGTCACTGGTTGGCCTGGCAGCATGACGTTTTCGCGGTTGCTGAAGTGCTCTGGGTTTTTCAAGCACTGCGATGCTGGGACTCGCTTGGATGGCCCTGTCATGGTTTCAGCAGAGAATGGAGAAATCAGGGAGTACATTGTTGGTAACAATTGTTATCCTTTACTCCCATGGCTTATGACTCCCTATGAAGGGGAGAGTCTGTCTGCTCCAATGGCCAGCTTTAATGCTAGGCAGAAGGCTGCAAGAACGCTTGGACCAAGAGCACTGTCACGGCTGAAGGGCTCCTGGAGGATCTTAAACAAAGTCATGTGGAGGCCTGATAAGAACAAGTTGCCGAGCATAATTCTTGTCTGCTGTTTGCTTCACAATATAATCATAGACTGTGAAGACGAACTGCTTCCAGATGTACAACTTCCAGATCACCATGATACTGGTTATAGTGAAGAGAAGTGCGAGCAAGTGGATCCTAATGGCAAGATAATGAGAGATGTCATTACAGGATATCTTCAAATCTAA
- the LOC127779514 gene encoding non-specific lipid transfer protein GPI-anchored 15-like isoform X2: MAYMFISTMARQLCGQEEHIPALSRHSIPSIPARVAAAYNDLILHQHPHKPFSPDAPKAFLLFFFLRDIHQSVLDLTGIVLFVVEEEGGTIDRQLTMAARKSQTGVPRAPVVAVMVVVMTMLASRAASQNNGCSSVMMTLSPCLDYISGKSPIPEFTCCTTLAGVVQSDPRCLCMVLDGSAASFGISINHTRALELPGVCKVQAPPISQCTAVPTPPPAPDTPTLADEPAETNEDEPSPPPAGSNKTSSATNSKKAASLMASVLIPTCALFYVF; the protein is encoded by the exons ATGGCATACATGTTCATTAGCACTATGGCCAGACAACTGTGTGGCCAGGAAGAACACATCCCTGCACTTTCCCGGCACAGCATTCCTTCAATTCCGGCACGAGTGGCTGCAGCATACAACGATCTCATCCTCCATCAACATCCTCACAAACCATTCTCACCTGATGCCCCAAAAGcatttttactctttttttttctgagagaCATACATCAATCAGTTCTTGATTTGACCGGCATTGTATTgttcgtcgtcgaggaggagggagggaccATCGATCGGCAGCTGACAATGGCTGCAAGAAAGTCGCAGACCGGCGTCCCACGGGCTCCAGTGGtggcggtgatggtggtggtgatgacaATGCTTGCTTCCCGTGCCGCGTCGCAGAACAATGGCTGCTCCAGCGTGATGATGACGCTCTCCCCGTGCCTGGATTACATCTCCGGCAAATCGCCGATCCCCGAGTTCACCTGCTGCACCACGCTCGCTGGCGTCGTCCAGTCCGACCCCCGGTGCCTCTGCATGGTCCTGGATGGCAGCGCGGCGTCCTTCGGCATCTCCATCAACCACACGAGGGCGCTGGAGCTCCCTGGTGTCTGCAAGGTCCAGGCACCACCAATCAGCCAATGCACAG CCGTCCCAACTCCACCTCCAGCACCAGATACACCTACATTAGCTGATGAGCCAGCAGAGACAAACGAGGATGAACCAAGTCCACCACCTGCAG GATCTAACAAAACCTCAAGCGCCACAAACTCAAAGAAAGCAGCGAGTTTAATGGCCAGTGTGCTCATCCCTACTTGTGCCTTGTTCTATGTCTTCTAG
- the LOC127779514 gene encoding non-specific lipid transfer protein GPI-anchored 15-like isoform X1: protein MAYMFISTMARQLCGQEEHIPALSRHSIPSIPARVAAAYNDLILHQHPHKPFSPDAPKAFLLFFFLRDIHQSVLDLTGIVLFVVEEEGGTIDRQLTMAARKSQTGVPRAPVVAVMVVVMTMLASRAASQNNGCSSVMMTLSPCLDYISGKSPIPEFTCCTTLAGVVQSDPRCLCMVLDGSAASFGISINHTRALELPGVCKVQAPPISQCTAVPTPPPAPDTPTLADEPAETNEDEPSPPPAGSAGSNKTSSATNSKKAASLMASVLIPTCALFYVF, encoded by the exons ATGGCATACATGTTCATTAGCACTATGGCCAGACAACTGTGTGGCCAGGAAGAACACATCCCTGCACTTTCCCGGCACAGCATTCCTTCAATTCCGGCACGAGTGGCTGCAGCATACAACGATCTCATCCTCCATCAACATCCTCACAAACCATTCTCACCTGATGCCCCAAAAGcatttttactctttttttttctgagagaCATACATCAATCAGTTCTTGATTTGACCGGCATTGTATTgttcgtcgtcgaggaggagggagggaccATCGATCGGCAGCTGACAATGGCTGCAAGAAAGTCGCAGACCGGCGTCCCACGGGCTCCAGTGGtggcggtgatggtggtggtgatgacaATGCTTGCTTCCCGTGCCGCGTCGCAGAACAATGGCTGCTCCAGCGTGATGATGACGCTCTCCCCGTGCCTGGATTACATCTCCGGCAAATCGCCGATCCCCGAGTTCACCTGCTGCACCACGCTCGCTGGCGTCGTCCAGTCCGACCCCCGGTGCCTCTGCATGGTCCTGGATGGCAGCGCGGCGTCCTTCGGCATCTCCATCAACCACACGAGGGCGCTGGAGCTCCCTGGTGTCTGCAAGGTCCAGGCACCACCAATCAGCCAATGCACAG CCGTCCCAACTCCACCTCCAGCACCAGATACACCTACATTAGCTGATGAGCCAGCAGAGACAAACGAGGATGAACCAAGTCCACCACCTGCAG GAAGTGCAGGATCTAACAAAACCTCAAGCGCCACAAACTCAAAGAAAGCAGCGAGTTTAATGGCCAGTGTGCTCATCCCTACTTGTGCCTTGTTCTATGTCTTCTAG
- the LOC127779517 gene encoding non-specific lipid transfer protein GPI-anchored 5-like, whose amino-acid sequence MARNNGVAVMFAAVVVVAGALVAGAAAQSGCTSEMVSLAPCLDYMQGNASRPTASCCAALSSVVKSRPECLCAVLGGGASSLGVTVNTTRALELPAACSVKTPPPSECSKVGAPIPSPAPGGAAAPNAPPAAGTGSKTTPTTGASSAGESVGKAASVAMVIVSAAFAMLYA is encoded by the exons ATGGCGCGCAATAATGGCGTCGCGGTGATGTtcgccgccgtggtcgtcgtcgccggcgcgctggtggcgggggcggcggcgcagagcggGTGCACGTCGGAGATGGTGAGCCTGGCGCCGTGCCTGGACTACATGCAGGGGAACGCGTCGAGGCCGACGGCGTCGTGCTGCGCGGCGCTGTCGAGCGTGGTGAAGTCGAGGCCGGAGTGCCTGTGcgcggtgctcggcggcggcgcctcctcgcTCGGCGTCACCGTCAACACCACCCGCGCCCTCGAGCTCCCCGCCGCCTGCAGCGTCAAGACCCCGCCTCCCAGCGAGTGCAGCA AAGTCGGTGCTCCGAttccgtctccggcgccggggggcgcggcggcgccgaatGCGCCGCCGGCTGCAGGGACCGGGTCGAAGACGACGCCGACCACCGGCGCGAGCTCCGCCGGCGAGAGCGTCGGCAAGGCGGCGTCCGTTGCGATGGTGATCGTGTCGGCTGCGTTTGCAATGTTGTATGCTTGA